In Haliotis asinina isolate JCU_RB_2024 chromosome 11, JCU_Hal_asi_v2, whole genome shotgun sequence, the genomic stretch GATCATCCCGCAGACGGTTGTGATATAACATATAAAAcctcaagagttgtctcccttccactatatgtcgagggagggagggaggggtgGTAATACTTTGATACAACAAGTACACGACAAACAAATATACGTAGTTTCTTTCGAGATGCAGTGTAAAAGATGAGTGATAATACAAAGCATGACCCATCTTAGGCGGAGGGGGGCAATGGTAATCACTCTGTGTACCTATGATTTCGGTCTAACATACGGTTAGCTAGGGTTACGAATGAGGTACCTTGTGTTAGAAGGTGTTAAGACACCCAGTCCTTCGCGTTAAGAAACTTGCCTGTTGAAGACTTAATCTGAACAGTAGATCGACGGGTAGACCTGCGCATCCACTCGCAGACACCTGTAATTCCCTACTAGTACCGATGTGTGAATAcaaaataatgttgtttattcatctcagtctgtgtatgtatgtatgtatgtatgtatgtatgtatgtatgtatgtatgtatgtatgtatgtatgtatgtatgtatgtatgtatgtatgtatgtctgtctgtatgtctgtatgtctgtctgtctgtctgtatgtatgtctgtatgtatgtatgtatgtatgtatgtatgtctgtctgtatgtctgtatgtctgtatgtatgtatgtatgtatgtatgtatgtatgtctggctggctggctggctggctggctatccctccctccctccctccacaAGTTATTTATCTCtgatgctatgctatgctatgctatgctatgctatgctatgctatgctatgctatgctatgctatgctatgctatgctatgcagTAAAGAAGGAGGGAGCAAGGAATAAGGTTTGTAGGGTTATATATGCACGCATTTCTTTGATTTTCATCGAGTTttcaagcattcttttgtgagatttggtggtcctgaaaaggaccgttggaGAAGAAGGGTGGCAGAAAATTTACTTTCCAGCAGACTTCTGGGTCTTCTTGGGGAGAAGAACAGCTTGGATGTTGGGGAGGACACCACCCTGGGCGATGGTTACTCCGGACAGAAGCTTGTTCAATTCCTCGTCGTTCCTGATGGCCAGCTGCAGATGTCTGGGGATAATTCTGGTCTTCTTGTTGTCTCTGGCGGCGTTACCTGCCAACTCGAGAACCTCAGCGGCGAGGTATTCCAGAACGGCAGCCAGGTAGACTGGGGCTCCGGCACCCACGCGCTCGGCATAGTTGCCTTTACGGAGGAGACGATGGATACGTCCAACGGGGAACTGAAGTCCGGCCCGGGATGATCGGGACTTGGACTTGCCCTTTACTTTTCCGCCTTTACCACGTCCTGACATTGTCGCTTATTGTCTGTAGAGAGATGCAAAACGAATAGCGAGACGGTTTCTACAACCCTCCCTTTTATACTCAGCGCAAACCGGATCGAAATCCACGGCAGCGCGAGCGGGAGGTTGTcttctccgacgtccgcgcgCGCTATCGCCGCTGTTGGATTTCGATCCCATTTGTGGCCGTATATAAGCCTTCAGCCCTCGGCTGCCCCACATTATTCTAGCACTGCCTGAATAACTCAACATGCCACCCAAAGTTAGTTCTAAAGGAGCAAAGAAGGCCGGTAAGGCAAAGGCCGCCCGTGTCggcgacaagaagaagaagaggaggaggaaggaAAGTTACAGCATCTACATCTACAAGGTGTTGAAACAGGTCCACCCTGATACCGGTATCAGCAGCAAAGCTATGTCCATCATGAACAGCTTTGTCAACGATATCTTCGAGAGAATCGCCGCTGAGGCATCCCGTCTCGCCCATTACAACAAGCGATCCACCATCACCTCTCGGGAGATTCAAACTGCTGTCCGTCTCCTCCTCCCCGGTGAATTGGCCAAGCACGCCGTGTCTGAGGGCACCAAGGCTGTCACCAAGTACACCAGCTCCAAGTAAAAAGTTCATCAGAACTTATACTTACTtccaacggtccttttcaggaccacccaAATATCACAAAAGATCACTTGAAAACTTGATGAAAGCagtacatgaatgaatgaatgaatgaatgaatgaataagttAGTGCATGTCATCATACTAATAGCCACAAATTGGAAAACCCTACGAATCATGTAAAACAATGTATGATTTACCTCTAGCGTTCAAACTAAAATGTTAGGTTCATGTTACATTATTTCAACGCAATCACTTACCGTAAGTCAGTGAATGACAGATGCAGTAGTGTAGTGCAGTGCACAGTGACCTTTCGTTTCGTGTGCGCGCTTACCTCAGTCGGGTGAGATCGGGACGGGCTTGCCTTCCTTTCCTTTGCCGATGGGCGACGGTCGCACGGACGGGCCCGCGTCGTCGGGATGGAGAGTACACCATATCGAAAGCTTatctttgattgattgattgattgattgattgattgattgattgattgattgattgattgattgattatttacttacacacacacacacacacacacacacacacacacacacacaaatacacgcaTGTGTAATTCTTATTATTACTAATACATATAACACCTCTGACTCTTTTTTATaattttacacatacatgatgaaCGTCACTTGTCATAGGTATAAGTATCCCGAAATTCTAGCTGCATAAttatatacaaaataatgttCACATTGACTGGGTGACACCGGGGTGTGCGTTTGAACTAAGTATGGGTGTCTGACATTCTACAACGAATAATCAGAATATCTTATTTTCCCCTATGCTACATTATCATATAGTGTAGAAGTATACATGTTTGACAATTTAGAAACGCCATTCAATGGCTTACCGACTGCAAGGATGACGACTGCACTTGTTTCATGGTGTAGATAACTTGATATAGACTCGTGACTGGTTCATGACTCTTCTTattcaatacatattttacacagaACTACACATTCAATTATTCAATCCCAGATCACCATATCACTGAGAAGTAATTATGGGCGTTAATAAGTTATTTAGTGTATACTTAACTATAAACTAAACCCTTTTTACTTTTCACGCATTCTAATGAAAGACTGGATGCCCAGGACATTCTTTTTCTGAATTGTAATCAaagtgatatacatatatacatattatgacatcattgtgttttcATCACATGTTAAAAGTATTCTTTTGTGAAatttggtggtcctgaaaaggaccgttgagAGTGTTGGTGAAAACAAAGTTTTCAACCTCCGAATCCGTAGAGGGTACGTCCCTGGCGTTTCAAAGCGTAGACGACGTCCATGGCAGTGACAGTCTTCCTCTTTGCGTGCTCGGTGTAGGTGACGGCATCACGGATGACATTCTCAAGGAAAACCTTGAGGACACCACGGGTCTCTTCGTAGATCAGACCAGAGATACGTTTTACACCACCTCTTCTTGCCAGACGACGGATGGCGGGCTTGGTGATACCCTGGATGTTATCACGCAAAACCTTCCTGTGACGCTTAGCGCCCCCCTTTCCAAGACCTTTGCCTCCTTTACCACGACCAGACATGATTGCGCTGTGAGAAATACAGACTGAATGCCCTGCCAAGTGAAATGTGACATTATATAGGAGGCGCGCGGACCTCGGAGAAGACAAGAAAGCATTACATTTCGTGCTTTTACCCTTTCTACACGAAAACATAGGTTCTTACGTCTATATTTGTCACAGGCGGGTATTTCTTACCATTTTCTATTAGCCTGTatcagttttatgctgtttcGCAATGTCAATAGTAAGTTATCACAAGAAATCACACTATAATCACGTCTCGCCAGAGTGCATACACAACCATTTGCTGTACAAACTCGCTAACACAGACAGGAGCTTAACCGTACTACGGCGAACACAAACCCAGCCAATCAGGACCGCTGATTATAGACCAATCACTGGCTTCCCCGCGCAAGTCCGACTTCAAGAGAGCGAGCAGTAGACTTGTGCGACTCAGTTTCACTTGTGAATCGAGATGGCACGTACAAAGCAGACAGCCCGTAAATCCACCGGAGGAAAGGCTCCCCGTAAACAACTGGCCACCAAGGCCGCTCGTAAGAGCGCCCCGGCTACCGGAGGTGTAAAGAAACCTCACAGATACAGGCCCGGTACCGTCGCTCTTCGTGAGATCCGTCGTTACCAGAAGAGCACTGAGCTTTTGATCAGAAAGCTCCCCTTCCAGCGTCTGGTCCGTGAAATCGCCCAGGACTTCAAGACTGACCTTCGTTTCCAGTCTTCGGCCGTCATGGCTCTGCAGGAGGCTTCTGAGGCTTACCTTGTCGGTCTGTTTGAGGACACCAACTTGTGCGCCATCCACGCCAAGCGTGTCACCATCATGCCCAAGGACATCCAGCTGGCCCGCCGTATCCGTGGGGAGAGAGCTTAAACAGCAGTCTGCTCACAACCTTCataacggtccttttcaggaccaccaaatgtcacaaaagaatgcttgatCACATGATGAAAATGCTTACCAACAACACCAGCTATATGAATACTTATGGTTGTAATTAtagtaacaataataataataataataataataataataataataacaaccaCGATCAACATCACCACACAATCGACACACAGgtatacaaatgtaaaatacatatatctatatgtGGCGCAAACATGCACTGACGCATTCTCACAGCATATTACAAGAActagccccagccccagccccagccccagccccagccccagcacCCGactcacacctacatacattcTCTATTTCCGAATGTCAAATAAATAACCCTCTCCCTGACCTTAAACTGAACACTAACCCTAGCCTGAATCCGACTAGACACCCCAGCCAACCCACACCATATCCATTATAAACTGAAAAGAAGTTTAATTACGttgtacatatgtaaatgtacTATAGCATTTCTCTGATCATCCCGCAGACGGTTGTGATATAACATATAAAAcctcaagagttgtctcccttccactatatgtcgagggagggagggaggggtgGTAATACTTTGATACAACAAGTACACGACAAACAAATATACGTAGTTTCTTTCGAGATGCAGTGTAAAAGATGAGTGATAATACAAAGCATGACCCATCTTAGGCGGAGGGGGGCAATGGTAATCACTCTGTGTACCTATGATTTCGGTCTAACATACGGTTAGCTAGGGTTACGAATGAGGTACCTTGTGTTAGAAGGTGTTAAGACACCCAGTCCTTCGCGTTAAGAAACTTGCCTGTTGAAGACTTAATCTGAACAGTAGATCGACGGGTAGACCTGCGCATCCACTCGCAGACACCTGTAATTCCCTACTAGTACCGATGTGTGAATAcaaaataatgttgtttattcatctcagtctgtgtatgtatgtatgtatgtatgtatgtatgtatgtatgtatgtatgtatgtatgtatgtatgtatgtatgtatgtatgtatgtatgtatgtctgtctgtatgtctgtatgtctgtctgtctgtctgtatgtatgtctgtatgtatgtatgtatgtatgtatgtatgtctgtctgtatgtctgtatgtctgtatgtatgtatgtatgtatgtatgtatgtatgtctggctggctggctggctggctggctatccctccctccctccctccacaAGTTATTTATCTCtgatgctatgctatgctatgctatgctatgctatgctatgctatgctatgctatgctatgctatgctatgctatgctatgcagTAAAGAAGGAGGGAGCAAGGAATAAGGTTTGTAGGGTTATATATGCACGCATTTCTTTGATTTTCATCGAGTTttcaagcattcttttgtgagatttggtggtcctgaaaaggaccgttggaGAAGAAGGGTGGCAGAAAATTTACTTTCCAGCAGACTTCTGGGTCTTCTTGGGGAGAAGAACAGCTTGGATGTTGGGGAGGACACCACCCTGGGCGATGGTTACTCCGGACAGAAGCTTGTTCAATTCCTCGTCGTTCCTGATGGCCAGCTGCAGATGTCTGGGGATAATTCTGGTCTTCTTGTTGTCTCTGGCGGCGTTACCTGCCAACTCGAGAACCTCAGCGGCGAGGTATTCCAGAACGGCAGCCAGGTAGACTGGGGCTCCGGCACCCACGCGCTCGGCATAGTTGCCTTTACGGAGGAGACGATGGATACGTCCAACGGGGAACTGAAGTCCGGCCCGGGATGATCGGGACTTGGACTTGCCCTTTACTTTTCCGCCTTTACCACGTCCTGACATTGTCGCTTATTGTCTGTAGAGAGATGCAAAACGAATAGCGAGACGGTTTCTACAACCCTCCCTTTTATACTCAGCGCAAACCGGATCGAAATCCACGGCAGCGCGAGCGGGAGGTTGTcttctccgacgtccgcgcgCGCTATCGCCGCTGTTGGATTTCGATCCCATTTGTGGCCGTATATAAGCCTTCAGCCCTCGGCTGCCCCACATTATTCTAGCACTGCCTGAATAACTCAACATGCCACCCAAAGTTAGTTCTAAAGGAGCAAAGAAGGCCGGTAAGGCAAAGGCCGCCCGTGTCggcgacaagaagaagaagaggaggaggaaggaAAGTTACAGCATCTACATCTACAAGGTGTTGAAACAGGTCCACCCTGATACCGGTATCAGCAGCAAAGCTATGTCCATCATGAACAGCTTTGTCAACGATATCTTCGAGAGAATCGCCGCTGAGGCATCCCGTCTCGCCCATTACAACAAGCGATCCACCATCACCTCTCGGGAGATTCAAACTGCTGTCCGTCTCCTCCTCCCCGGTGAATTGGCCAAGCACGCCGTGTCTGAGGGCACCAAGGCTGTCACCAAGTACACCAGCTCCAAGTAAAAAGTTCATCAGAACTTATACTTACTtccaacggtccttttcaggaccacccaAATATCACAAAAGATCACTTGAAAACTTGATGAAAGCagtacatgaatgaatgaatgaatgaatgaatgaataagttAGTGCATGTCATCATACTAATAGCCACAAATTGGAAAACCCTACGAATCATGTAAAACAATGTATGATTTACCTCTAGCGTTCAAACTAAAATGTTAGGTTCATGTTACATTATTTCAACGCAATCACTTACCGTAAGTCAGTGAATGACAGATGCAGTAGTGTAGTGCAGTGCACAGTGACCTTTCGTTTCGTGTGCGCGCTTACCTCAGTCGGGTGAGATCGGGACGGGCTTGCCTTCCTTTCCTTTGCCGATGGGCGACGGTCGCACGGACGGGCCCGCGTCGTCGGGATGGAGAGTACACCATATCGAAAGCTTatctttgattgattgattgattgattgattgattgattgattgattgattgattgattgattgattatttacttacacacacacacacacacacacacacacacacacacacacaaatacacgcaTGTGTAATTCTTATTATTACTAATACATATAACACCTCTGACTCTTTTTTATaattttacacatacatgatgaaCGTCACTTGTCATAGGTATAAGTATCCCGAAATTCTAGCTGCATAAttatatacaaaataatgttCACATTGACTGGGTGACACCGGGGTGTGCGTTTGAACTAAGTATGGGTGTCTGACATTCTACAACGAATAATCAGAATATCTTATTTTCCCCTATGCTACATTATCATATAGTGTAGAAGTATACATGTTTGACAATTTAGAAACGCCATTCAATGGCTTACCGACTGCAAGGATGACGACTGCACTTGTTTCATGGTGTAGATAACTTGATATAGACTCGTGACTGGTTCATGACTCTTCTTattcaatacatattttacacagaACTACACATTCAATTATTCAATCCCAGATCACCATATCACTGAGAAGTAATTATGGGCGTTAATAAGTTATTTAGTGTATACTTAACTATAAACTAAACCCTTTTTACTTTTCACGCATTCTAATGAAAGACTGGATGCCCAGGACATTCTTTTTCTGAATTGTAATCAaagtgatatacatatatacatattatgacatcattgtgttttcATCACATGTTAAAAGTATTCTTTTGTGAAatttggtggtcctgaaaaggaccgttgagAGTGTTGGTGAAAACAAAGTTTTCAACCTCCGAATCCGTAGAGGGTACGTCCCTGGCGTTTCAAAGCGTAGACGACGTCCATGGCAGTGACAGTCTTCCTCTTTGCGTGCTCGGTGTAGGTGACGGCATCACGGATGACATTCTCAAGGAAAACCTTGAGGACACCACGGGTCTCTTCGTAGATCAGACCAGAGATACGTTTTACACCACCTCTTCTTGCCAGACGACGGATGGCGGGCTTGGTGATACCCTGGATGTTATCACGCAAAACCTTCCTGTGACGCTTAGCGCCCCCCTTTCCAAGACCTTTGCCTCCTTTACCACGACCAGACATGATTGCGCTGTGAGAAATACAGACTGAATGCCCTGCCAAGTGAAATGTGACATTATATAGGAGGCGCGCGGACCTCGGAGAAGACAAGAAAGCATTACATTTCGTGCTTTTACCCTTTCTACACGAAAACATAGGTTCTTACGTCTATATTTGTCACAGGCGGGTATTTCTTACCATTTTCTATTAGCCTGTatcagttttatgctgtttcGCAATGTCAATAGTAAGTTATCACAAGAAATCACACTATAATCACGTCTCGCCAGAGTGCATACACAACCATTTGCTGTACAAACTCGCTAACACAGACAGGAGCTTAACCGTACTACGGCGAACACAAACCCAGCCAATCAGGACCGCTGATTATAGACCAATCACTGGCTTCCCCGCGCAAGTCCGACTTCAAGAGAGCGAGCAGTAGACTTGTGCGACTCAGTTTCACTTGTGAATCGAGATGGCACGTACAAAGCAGACAGCCCGTAAATCCACCGGAGGAAAGGCTCCCCGTAAACAACTGGCCACCAAGGCCGCTCGTAAGAGCGCCCCGGCTACCGGAGGTGTAAAGAAACCTCACAGATACAGGCCCGGTACCGTCGCTCTTCGTGAGATCCGTCGTTACCAGAAGAGCACTGAGCTTTTGATCAGAAAGCTCCCCTTCCAGCGTCTGGTCCGTGAAATCGCCCAGGACTTCAAGACTGACCTTCGTTTCCAGTCTTCGGCCGTCATGGCTCTGCAGGAGGCTTCTGAGGCTTACCTTGTCGGTCTGTTTGAGGACACCAACTTGTGCGCCATCCACGCCAAGCGTGTCACCATCATGCCCAAGGACATCCAGCTGGCCCGCCGTATCCGTGGGGAGAGAGCTTAAACAGCAGTCTGCTCACAACCTTCataacggtccttttcaggaccaccaaatgtcacaaaagaatgcttgatCACATGATGAAAATGCTTACCAACAACACCAGCTATATGAATACTTATGGTTGTAATTAtagtaacaataataataataataataataataataataataataacaaccaCGATCAACATCACCACACAATCGACACACAGgtatacaaatgtaaaatacatatatctatatgtGGCGCAAACATGCACTGACGCATTCTCACAGCATATTACAAGAActagccccagccccagccccagccccagccccagccccagcacCCGactcacacctacatacattcTCTATTTCCGAATGTCAAATAAATAACCCTCTCCCTGACCTTAAACTGAACACTAACCCTAGCCTGAATCCGACTAGACACCCCAGCCAACCCACACCATATCCATTATAAACTGAAAAGAAGTTTAATTACGttgtacatatgtaaatgtacTATAGCATTTCTCTGATCATCCCGCAGACGGTTGTGATATAACATATAAAAcctcaagagttgtctcccttccactatatgtcgagggagggagggaggggtgGTAATACTTTGATACAACAAGTACACGACAAACAAATATACGTAGTTTCTTTCGAGATGCAGTGTAAAAGATGAGTGATAATACAAAGCATGACCCATCTTAGGCGGAGGGGGGCAATGGTAATCACTCTGTGTACCTATGATTTCGGTCTAACATACGGTTAGCTAGGGTTACGAATGAGGTACCTTGTGTTAGAAGGTGTTAAGACACCCAGTCCTTCGCGTTAAGAAACTTGCCTGTTGAAGACTTAATCTGAACAGTAGATCGACGGGTAGACCTGCGCATCCACTCGCAGACACCTGTAATTCCCTACTAGTACCGATGTGTGAATAcaaaataatgttgtttattcatctcagtctgtgtatgtatgtatgtatgtatgtatgtatgtatgtatgtatgtatgtatgtatgtatgtatgtatgtatgtatgtatgtatgtatgtatgtctgtctgtatgtctgtatgtctgtctgtctgtctgtatgtatgtctgtatgtatgtatgtatgtatgtatgtatgtctgtctgtatgtctgtatgtctgtatgtatgtatgtatgtatgtatgtatgtatgtctggctggctggctggctggctggctatccctccctccctccctccacaAGTTATTTATCTCtgatgctatgctatgctatgctatgctatgctatgctatgctatgctatgctatgctatgctatgctatgctatgctatgcagTAAAGAAGGAGGGAGCAAGGAATAAGGTTTGTAGGGTTATATATGCACGCATTTCTTTGATTTTCATCGAGTTttcaagcattcttttgtgagatttggtggtcctgaaaaggaccgttggaGAAGAAGGGTGGCAGAAAATTTACTTTCCAGCAGACTTCTGGGTCTTCTTGGGGAGAAGAACAGCTTGGATGTTGGGGAGGACACCACCCTGGGCGATGGTTACTCCGGACAGAAGCTTGTTCAATTCCTCGTCGTTCCTGATGGCCAGCTGCAGATGTCTGGGGATAATTCTGGTCTTCTTGTTGTCTCTGGCGGCGTTACCTGCCAACTCGAGAACCTCAGCGGCGAGGTATTCCAGAACGGCAGCCAGGTAGACTGGGGCTCCGGCACCCACGCGCTCGGCATAGTTGCCTTTACGGAGGAGACGATGGATACGTCCAACGGGGAACTGAAGTCCGGCCCGGGATGATCGGGACTTGGACTTGCCCTTTACTTTTCCGCCTTTACCACGTCCTGACATTGTCGCTTATTGTCTGTAGAGAGATGCAAAACGAATAGCGAGACGGTTTCTACAACCCTCCCTTTTATACTCAGCGCAAACCGGATCGAAATCCACGGCAGCGCGAGCGGGAGGTTGTcttctccgacgtccgcgcgCGCTATCGCCGCTGTTGGATTTCGATCCCATTTGTGGCCGTATATAAGCCTTCAGCCCTCGGCTGCCCCACATTATTCTAGCACTGCCTGAATAACTCAACATGCCACCCAAAGTTAGTTCTAAAGGAGCAAAGAAGGCCGGTAAGGCAAAGGCCGCCCGTGTCggcgacaagaagaagaagaggaggaggaaggaAAGTTACAGCATCTACATCTACAAGGTGTTGAAACAGGTCCACCCTGATACCGGTATCAGCAGCAAAGCTATGTCCATCATGAACAGCTTTGTCAACGATATCTTCGAGAGAATCGCCGCTGAGGCATCCCGTCTCGCCCATTACAACAAGCGATCCACCATCACCTCTCGGGAGATTCAAACTGCTGTCCGTCTCCTCCTCCCCGGTGAATTGGCCAAGCACGCCGTGTCTGAGGGCACCAAGGCTGTCACCAAGTACACCAGCTCCAAGTAAAAAGTTCATCAGAACTTATACTTACTtccaacggtccttttcaggaccacccaAATATCACAAAAGATCACTTGAAAACTTGATGAAAGCagtacatgaatgaatgaatgaatgaatgaatgaataagttAGTGCATGTCATCATACTAATAGCCACAAATTGGAAAACCCTACGAATCATGTAAAACAATGTATGATTTACCTCTAGCGTTCAAACTAAAATGTTAGGTTCATGTTACATTATTTCAACGCAATCACTTACCGTAAGTCAGTGAATGACAGATGCAGTAGTGTAGTGCAGTGCACAGTGACCTTTCGTTTCGTGTGCGCGCTTACCTCAGTCGGGTGAGATCGGGACGGGCTTGCCTTCCTTTCCTTTGCCGATGGGCGACGGTCGCACGGACGGGCCCGCGTCGTCGGGATGGAGAGTACACCATATCGAAAGCTTatctttgattgattgattgattgattgattgattgattgattgattgattgattgattgattgattatttacttacacacacacacacacacacacacacacacacacacacacaaatacacgcaTGTGTAATTCTTATTATTACTAATACATATAACACCTCTGACTCTTTTTTATaattttacacatacatgatgaaCGTCACTTGTCATAGGTATAAGTATCCCGAAATTCTAGCTGCATAAttatatacaaaataatgttCACATTGACTGGGTGACACCGGGGTGTGCGTTTGAACTAAGTATGGGTGTCTGACATTCTACAACGAATAATCAGAATATCTTATTTTCCCCTATGCTACATTATCATATAGTGTAGAAGTATACATGTTTGACAATTTAGAAACGCCATTCAATGGCTTACCGACTGCAAGGATGACGACTGCACTTGTTTCATGGTGTAGATAACTTGATATAGACTCGTGACTGGTTCATGACTCTTCTTattcaatacatattttacacagaACTACACATTCAATTATTCAATCCCAGATCACCATATCACTGAGAAGTAATTATGGGCGTTAATAAGTTATTTAGTGTATACTTAACTATAAACTAAACCCTTTTTACTTTTCACGCATTCTAATGAAAGACTGGATGCCCAGGACATTCTTTTTCTGAATTGTAATCAaagtgatatacatatatacatattatgacatcattgtgttttcATCACATGTTAAAAGTATTCTTTTGTGAAatttggtggtcctgaaaaggaccgttgagAGTGTTGGTGAAAACAAAGTTTTCAACCTCCGAATCCGTAGAGGGTACGTCCCTGGCGTTTCAAAGCGTAGACGACGTCCATGGCAGTGACAGTCTTCCTCTTTGCGTGCTCGGTGTAGGTGACGGCATCACGGATGACATTCTCAAGGAAAACCTTGAGGACACCACGGGTCTCTTCGTAGATCAGACCAGAGATACGTTTTACACCACCTCTTCTTGCCAGACGACGGATGGCGGGCTTGGTGATACCCTGGATGTTATCACGCAAAACCTTCCTGTGACGCTTAGCGCCCCCCTTTCCAAGACCTTTGCCTCCTTTACCACGACCAGACATGATTGCGCTGTGAGAAATACAGACTGAATGCCCTGCCAAGTGAAATGTGACATTATATAGGAGGCGCGCGGACCTCGGAGAAGACAAGAAAGCATTACATTTCGTGCTTTTACCCTTTCTACACGAAAACATAGGTTCTTACGTCTATATTTGTCACAGGCGGGTATTTCTTACCATTTTCTATTAGCCTGTatcagttttatgctgtttcGCAATGTCAATAGTAAGTTATCACAAGAAATCACACTATAATCACGTCTCGCCAGAGTGCATACACAACCATTTGCTGTACAAACTCGCTAACACAGA encodes the following:
- the LOC137255870 gene encoding histone H2A; amino-acid sequence: MSGRGKGGKVKGKSKSRSSRAGLQFPVGRIHRLLRKGNYAERVGAGAPVYLAAVLEYLAAEVLELAGNAARDNKKTRIIPRHLQLAIRNDEELNKLLSGVTIAQGGVLPNIQAVLLPKKTQKSAGK
- the LOC137255949 gene encoding histone H2B, gonadal, producing MPPKVSSKGAKKAGKAKAARVGDKKKKRRRKESYSIYIYKVLKQVHPDTGISSKAMSIMNSFVNDIFERIAAEASRLAHYNKRSTITSREIQTAVRLLLPGELAKHAVSEGTKAVTKYTSSK
- the LOC137256401 gene encoding histone H4, encoding MSGRGKGGKGLGKGGAKRHRKVLRDNIQGITKPAIRRLARRGGVKRISGLIYEETRGVLKVFLENVIRDAVTYTEHAKRKTVTAMDVVYALKRQGRTLYGFGG
- the LOC137255863 gene encoding histone H3 encodes the protein MARTKQTARKSTGGKAPRKQLATKAARKSAPATGGVKKPHRYRPGTVALREIRRYQKSTELLIRKLPFQRLVREIAQDFKTDLRFQSSAVMALQEASEAYLVGLFEDTNLCAIHAKRVTIMPKDIQLARRIRGERA